GCACCATGCCGTCGAGCGTTTCTTGCCATTTCGTATGCTCACGATCGAGCTTCGAAACGAAGAAGACGCGGGGCAAGTGCCGTTCCTCCGCCAGAGCGAAGACTCGCGAATGCCCCATGTCATGACCGGTGGATCCGTCCACCACCAGCACGGCCGTGTCCACCGCGCGGATGCTCGAATACACTTCACCGATAAAATCCGCGAATCCCGGCGTGTCCACGATATTAATGACGTGGTCCCGGTAGCTTCCACGCAGGACGCTGGCCGAAATGGACATCTGACGCTCGTGTTCCTGCTTGGTGAAATCGGAAAGAGTGGTTCCGTCTTCGATCTTCCCCAAACGGGTGGTAACGCCCATTATGAAGAGCATTGCCTCCGCCGTCATCGTCTTGCCGGAATGACCATGACCGAACAATCCGATATTTCGAATTCTCTCAGTTGACAGTTGAGCTACCTGAGCCACGCATACCTCCTACGATGCCGAGTTGCTGATGGGATGGGGCTTGAATCCAGCCCGCTTCCGGTTCGGAAACACATAATCTAATTAAGATACACAACATTCTCAAATAGTCAAGGCAGATTTCCCTCGACTTGACGTCCTCTGACCCCCGGTTCCTCTTCCGGAATCACCTGTCCCAGCGATTTCACGATACCGCGCAGCTCCTCGATCCGCCCCCGAATTGCCGAGCGTCTCCCGCCCGCCAATGGTAAGCTAAGCCATAACCCTAACATGCGAAGCCGAAGCAGAGATCTCGTCTGAGTCCTCCAGCAGCGATGCATCCGCCGAGTCTTGTGTTTCCACCACAGCCGGTCCATTCCCGCCATCCTCCACCCCAGAACCGGCATCAACGGCAAACGGTGCCTCCGATAGCCCGTGCCGTGGGCGTCGAAATGGATGACCTGAGCCTCGGGAAGCAGCCACACCTCCCAGCCCCCCTGGGCGGCTCTCCGGCAGAAGTCCCGCTCTTCGTGGTAGAGGAAAAAGCCTTCGTCGAATCCCTTTAGTTCCCGAACCACCTCCGCCCGCACCAGAAAGGCCGCTCCGCTTACGCACTCCACTCGCTGCGGCGCGAACAGCGCTTCCGGGGGGCGAAACATTCTCGTAATGCCTTCCGCCAATCGCCGGGGACGGAGAATCGCCTTGATTTCGGGCAGACAATTCAGGAATTCACGCGGCAAACTCGGGAAGCGGAACGACGAGTCCTGCGCCATTCCCTCCGGTTTTGTCAGCATCCCGCCTACGATCCCGGCCGATGGATTTTTCTTCAGGAATTGCAGAAGTTTAGAAACCGTTCTGCGAGGAATAATGGTATCCGCATTGAGAATCAGATAGAATCTTCCTCGAGCGGTCGAAAATCCACGGTTCAGCCCCGCTCCGAATCCCCGATTCTCGGGCAGTTCTTCGACCCGTACATCCGGAAACTCCGCCCGGACAAGCTCGACCGACCCATCCGTCGAGTGGTTATCCACCAGAATGACCTCGAAATTCGCCTCATCCCGGACTCGCAGCAGCGAACGGAGACAGCCCGAAAGGACTTCTCGGGAATTGAAGGAGACGACGATAACGGAAATTTCGGGGGAAGACATGGATGGCCGGTATGGGCAGGCTGTACTAAATATGGGGGAACGGAGGCTAACATGCAAGCCTGCCGTGTGGCATCGCGGCCCACAAATGCGAAGCGTGGCGCATCACGCACCACGCCCGTTTTCCCCGGTGTATTTCCGCCACCGGATTCAGTCGCAGACCCAGACCGATCCGTAGGCGGCGTTGCTGTAGCTGGTTACGGCGCACTCCCCGCAGTGGGAGACCGTCAGTCGGATGTAGCCGCGGCAGGTCACATTCTCGATACTGGCGCACTCGGCGTTCATGTAGTACACCCGGTCGCCATAGCCGCGGATCGGCCGGCCGTCAATCTCCCCCTCCCATTCGGTGTTGGATTCGATCATCACCCACGAATGGGGATCATATGATGCCACCGGCGCGGCGATCCACACGATACACGAGGACATTGTGAGCGCCATCCCGATGGCCAGAACCGCAAGAATCGCTCTCATGGTCCGTCCTCCCAGATCGGTTCCCTTTCGTCACGAAGAAGTGTTTCCGTCAGCGTCGGTTGCGCCGCTATCTCGGCTGATGGCGGCCCCGCCCTTGACCGGGACCCGTGCGCGGTCCGCGATGTTCCTCAATGAACTGCTGTACTCGACGCGGTAGATCATCAAGCAGAATCGAACAGCGCGACACCTGCTGCGGCGAAAGAAACGAACCGACTTCGCCCAAAAACTGCCGCTTGAGATCCGATATCCGTTGCTCATGCCGCGCTTGCTCGGTCAGCAGTTCCTCCACCCGCCGCTTGTCGGCATCGGGATTCTGCGACAGAAGGTCCATCTCCATCCGGCGTTGATGCTGCTCGCGCATCCATCCTTCCGCTTCATTCTGAAACTGCCGGAAGCGGGGGAAGAATTTCTCCGCCTGCTCGGGGGTGAGATCGAGTTCGTTCGCGAATTTTCCGATGATCACGGTCTCCACGCGTTCCCGCCCCCAGCGCGGCCGGTCTTCCGGCGGACCGCCCTGCGCAAACAGCGGCACGGTCCATGCCGCAATGAGAAGAAGTACCGGCATGCTGCGCCACATCTTAGAAAAACTCCGTTGCTTCAAGTTTATTGATTACCTCCTCAAGGGACTGTTGATCGAGACTGAGCAGCGCGTCGGTCATGGGCACGTCATTCGCCCCGTCAAATCTCCACGCCTCCGCAAGCTCCGGAATATCCAAGTACACGGCCAGCGATTCCGGCGAAGCCGAAACCGACGCCAGCCCGTCCATGTCCATCACCGCCACCGGATCAATCATGTGCGCATAGTCCGCATCGGTAAGTTGGCGAAGTCCGAGCGAGCCAGTCCCCGTCCACACGCCCTGACCGAGCAGCACGGCCATCAGAAAAACTCCGACCACCGTGCTGACCGTTGCCACCCGGACCGTGCCGAACACTCCGCGAGCCGCGCGCGGCGACACTTCGCGCTCAATGCGACTCCGCACGGCCGTGAGAAAAGCCGCGTCGCTCGTTTCCGGCTGTCCGAGAATCCTCTCGGAATTCAGCCTGCTCAGAAGCCGGCATTCTTCAAGCGCACGAGCCACCTCCCTATCGCCGGCCGCCAAATCTTCAGCGGCCGCAAGCAGGTCCGGCTCCAAAGTTACCCATCGCTCGTGCAATTCAGCCAGAATATGTTCGCGCGTGTACTTCATCGAGTGTGTCAATCTACTCCGTCTTGCCGACGTATAATCCGAGAGCCTTTCTCATCTTCCGCACGGCTTGAAAGTAGTTGGCCTTGATCGTCCCTTCGTCCCGGTCCATGATGCGGGCGATCTCGGCGTGGGGCAGCTCCTGAAAATGCCGGAGGATGAACACCGCCCGCTGTTTGTCCGGGAGTTTCGCAATCGCCGCTCGAGCGAGTGCCGAAAGCTCGGCCAGCTCGACCCTCTCGTCCGCCGCCTCGGACCGCGGAAGCAGCCCTTCCATCTGATCCAGCCCCAGGAATGTCCGCACTTTACGCTGCCGCAGATGATTCAGGCACAGATTCACCGTAATCCGGTAGAGCCACGTGAAGAAGGCCGAATCGCCCCGAAATCCATCAATGGATTGGAAGGCACGGACGAACACCTCTTGCGTGATGTCCTCCGCGTCCTCGGTGTTCCCCACCATACCCACCGCCGTAGCAAACACTCCCCGCCGATGTCTGATAACTAACTCATTGAAAGCACGTTCGTTGCCGGCTCGATACTGCTCGACGAGCTCGAGGTCAGTCGGTGATTCCGGGCTCATCGCTCTGTCCGTATGACAACATCCACCGGATTTGGTTTAATCACGAGCGATCTGACCCGACGGAAATGATGTGCCCAGCATGAACCGGTGAAGGAATCCCACCTCCCCTTGCGAAGTCAAAGCATAGTCGAAAGTTAAGGAACTGACATGGATGCCGAGACCCGCCGAGAATCCCGCCAGTGCGTCACGGTCGAGTCCGACTCGTTGGTCAATACCAATCGTGTTGAATCCCAACCGACCCTGCACGTTCGGAGAGAACGATACCTCAAGCCCCGCCGCACCGCGGATGTCGTCCGCTTCCATGTAGTCTCCGGAAAACGAGAACCTCACCGGTAAATGCTCCAGCGGGACGGACAAACCCAGCCGGTAGGTCGTGGGGAGGTCGTCCTTCTCTTCGAGGAAAGCTGAGGTCGCAAAGCCCAGATTATATATCCCCGCTCCCACGTCCCAATCGTGATAGCCCGTACGAAAGAGGATTCCCAAATCGGCGGCAATCGCCGAGGCTCCATAGCTGTCAATGGTGGAGTTCAGATACTTCAGCGAGACTCCTCCACTGAGGTTCGCCCGCAGACCCCGTGCGGCCGAGGCGGTGACCAGAAAGTCCGAAGCTCCGAACTCTCCCTGTTTCTGCCCGTATTCATCGGCCCGGTCGAACTTGCCGTAGTCGAAATACGTCACTCCCAAACCCACGACGCTCCCGATGGCGTGAACGGGTCTCGCATAAGCCAGATTACCGGAATTGATATCCAGCACGTGCTTGAAAAAACCGACTGCACCCATCGGTTGCCGCATCTCCGCCAGGCCGGCCGGATTCGTAAACAGGCTATGAACGTCTCCGCCCACCGCAATCTGACTGCCGGCTAAGGCGCTGCTGCGGGCGAATCCATCCGTGCGGAAGAGCTCAAAGCCCGTTGTCCCCGGTGAGGCTCCCAAGGCGGTCGCTACGGTTAGAGTTGCGAGAATC
This region of bacterium genomic DNA includes:
- a CDS encoding glycosyltransferase family 2 protein, with amino-acid sequence MSSPEISVIVVSFNSREVLSGCLRSLLRVRDEANFEVILVDNHSTDGSVELVRAEFPDVRVEELPENRGFGAGLNRGFSTARGRFYLILNADTIIPRRTVSKLLQFLKKNPSAGIVGGMLTKPEGMAQDSSFRFPSLPREFLNCLPEIKAILRPRRLAEGITRMFRPPEALFAPQRVECVSGAAFLVRAEVVRELKGFDEGFFLYHEERDFCRRAAQGGWEVWLLPEAQVIHFDAHGTGYRRHRLPLMPVLGWRMAGMDRLWWKHKTRRMHRCWRTQTRSLLRLRMLGLWLSLPLAGGRRSAIRGRIEELRGIVKSLGQVIPEEEPGVRGRQVEGNLP
- a CDS encoding periplasmic heavy metal sensor, coding for MWRSMPVLLLIAAWTVPLFAQGGPPEDRPRWGRERVETVIIGKFANELDLTPEQAEKFFPRFRQFQNEAEGWMREQHQRRMEMDLLSQNPDADKRRVEELLTEQARHEQRISDLKRQFLGEVGSFLSPQQVSRCSILLDDLPRRVQQFIEEHRGPRTGPGQGRGRHQPR
- a CDS encoding RNA polymerase sigma factor — encoded protein: MSPESPTDLELVEQYRAGNERAFNELVIRHRRGVFATAVGMVGNTEDAEDITQEVFVRAFQSIDGFRGDSAFFTWLYRITVNLCLNHLRQRKVRTFLGLDQMEGLLPRSEAADERVELAELSALARAAIAKLPDKQRAVFILRHFQELPHAEIARIMDRDEGTIKANYFQAVRKMRKALGLYVGKTE
- a CDS encoding PorV/PorQ family protein; translation: MRTLTGFLILATLTVATALGASPGTTGFELFRTDGFARSSALAGSQIAVGGDVHSLFTNPAGLAEMRQPMGAVGFFKHVLDINSGNLAYARPVHAIGSVVGLGVTYFDYGKFDRADEYGQKQGEFGASDFLVTASAARGLRANLSGGVSLKYLNSTIDSYGASAIAADLGILFRTGYHDWDVGAGIYNLGFATSAFLEEKDDLPTTYRLGLSVPLEHLPVRFSFSGDYMEADDIRGAAGLEVSFSPNVQGRLGFNTIGIDQRVGLDRDALAGFSAGLGIHVSSLTFDYALTSQGEVGFLHRFMLGTSFPSGQIARD